The Xylocopa sonorina isolate GNS202 chromosome 10, iyXylSono1_principal, whole genome shotgun sequence genome contains the following window.
TTAATTTgacttttttcttttaaatattcAAGTTAACAGTTtgataaattaatattaaacttACATCGGGTTTTTTTACACAAATCATGAGCAGGATGTGGTGTAGCACTGAATGAAATATATTTATTCTACAGATTTTTGAAATTTAAACAGCTGTTTCCCAAAAGTTTATTGTTGAACCTCTAAGTTTCTTTTCTGGTTTCAAGAAAGAAGTTGTCCATAACCGCAGAGTAATGAAGATGAATAACAGTTGTaaaggaaataatatatacagtatattatatatactaCTTATACTATAATGTATACATATAGTATACTATTgtatatacaatatacaatgtgtATGAAACATACAACAAACAATGTTTTTAAAATCCGAACAATAATTGCAATATACTTAAATAGTACAGATATAATAGTTACCTGAGATGTTCTTAAAATTTTTACGGTACAGACATACTTTTGCATCAATAATTTTCCTTGTGTAATTAATAACACCATTGGTAACATCCATTTTACAAAtatttcgaaaatcatgttctCCTATAGTATATTTAATAGCTTTATCCATAGCTACAATATTCAAGTTCGCTCTTGGAAAAAAATACTTGTACATACGACTTCTACAATTAAATCTTGCTGAAAAATCAGCAGATACTGGACACCAAGCAATGCATCTTATATTAGAAGGGAGCAGTCTGTTTAATATCTTGCAATATGGTagctcatcttccaatttatgttGATCTTCTGCTTTTAACTTGCTTCTTATATCCAAAGATATCACTTGCGAAAATGAGCTGACACCTTTGTCTGTTCTACCACATCTATGATAATTTGACTTTTCACGTGACTCTATACAACAACTTTTTGTTAATGCTGCAAACAGATACTGCTCTATTGTATTATCAATACTTTCTTGTACAACATAACCATTATAATTCCACCCAAGATAATAGAATTTCAGGAGAATATGTCTTGTGTTACACCTACAATTACAATGGtttatactaatattatcaGTATTATCAAAATAATAACTATAATTCTTTCAATTAATTACAGATAtatttacgtactttgaaaaatCAAACTGTTTTTGCGATTTAAAACTATCTTCAAGCTGTGTTTTGTCATCTTTCTTGTTAGTGATTGCTTTCAATTGCTTGTTTCTCTCTTCTAGTTGTATTATTTTTTCTATTAATTCCTAATATAAACATATTTGGTGTTTAACAGATATACAGTAACTATATTTCTACCATTAGGATCCAAACGTTTAAGTAATAATTTTGCAGTTGAAAATACTTAAGTAGAATTCAATTTAATTTATCCTACAAAAACGTAGTAATTTATATTCACAAATATACATTATTTTGCTTTTGAAGGTTTACTTTCGTAATACTGAATATACGGTTCCTAAATTACTAATATAGAAACAATGAATCTTGATAATTTTTGTTagatatttaataataaaatatacaatttttGTCCTTAAGCAAAAATTTTACTACCTACCAAATTTGTCACTTCAATATTATAGTATTACACAATTTTATTAATTCATAATATCCAAATTCATTTTTGTAAAAAACATAGGTATTACACTATAACTAATTGATATAACAAATATGCATGAGTGCTCTCAGCCCATAAATtacttatatattatatgtatactTACATATAACTACATGTACTGTGATGATTGCCTAATAAGAAATTAGGATGACAGCAGATGGAGTCATATCTATTTGAATAATTATTTGCGATTGTTTACAAacaaatacatacatatatatgtatattttaataaAGCAAATTTAGAATAAATGTTTGCATGTATGGAATGCTTTCAGTATGGGTAAGAGAACATTTGACATCTCAAAGTAATACTGATAATATAGTGCTTCAACCATtttgttattaattaattactaGATACGTGAAATGTAATTTCTGCACTTGCGATATCATATGAAATTATCATATTACTaaaattattattctgttttacGAGCACCATCAATTTAGatcaataaaattattatttaactTCAAACCAAACGCCTGATGGTTCATAATAAAGCAAGTTTGTATCTTAAGTGCATTAccagtataatatatataataataaatgcTTATGCCTTATTTTTAGAATATCAATGAACATAAATATCGTATTTCCTTTTTCCCTTCTATAGCAAGCTTCCCTTTAAATATTCTAACATATATTTACGTTACATACATTTACGATGTAATAAGATCAAGCTTGTTGTGAgacttttatattttaattcttAAAGTGCATAGATCCATTATCTTTCATTATTCATTCATAATCTATATATTGTAATTTTCATGATAGCGATAACCAAG
Protein-coding sequences here:
- the LOC143427890 gene encoding tRNA pseudouridine(38/39) synthase → MSITCKRKKQEILQRDELQLLSKSELIEKIIQLEERNKQLKAITNKKDDKTQLEDSFKSQKQFDFSKCNTRHILLKFYYLGWNYNGYVVQESIDNTIEQYLFAALTKSCCIESREKSNYHRCGRTDKGVSSFSQVISLDIRSKLKAEDQHKLEDELPYCKILNRLLPSNIRCIAWCPVSADFSARFNCRSRMYKYFFPRANLNIVAMDKAIKYTIGEHDFRNICKMDVTNGVINYTRKIIDAKVCLYRKNFKNISEYDICEMIITSQAFLWHQIRCLMGVLFLIGQEKEKPEVILELLDIAKCPRKPQYNLAHAVPLNLWYCEFETKEWYTDKAELMNTIKLLQKEWTLNTVKSVMVEDMLSNLEDEIDHGDISCQIDLLLLGVQPKVYQPLMKRATCESLENRIKHYEEHKKKRKQ